A window of the Coprobacter fastidiosus genome harbors these coding sequences:
- a CDS encoding RNA polymerase sigma-70 factor: MKFEEKNILIEKGKIEQEYNLLFKRLYPGLMFYANRFLDEDEAEDVVQDAFVELWEKRNEIDLGDSIHTFMYRSVYFKAINIIRHKNVENNYSQSLIDIYQKKIDYFHPDENDTIRKMESNEINKEIFSVIESLPEKCKEVFKLSYLNDMKNKEIAELLNISLRTVEAHMYKALKFLRANLSHLMPVILWIQVFFMKYK; the protein is encoded by the coding sequence ATGAAATTTGAAGAGAAAAATATATTGATTGAAAAAGGAAAAATAGAACAAGAATATAATCTATTATTCAAACGGTTATATCCGGGATTGATGTTTTATGCAAATCGCTTTTTGGATGAAGATGAGGCAGAAGATGTAGTACAAGATGCATTTGTAGAATTATGGGAAAAACGAAATGAAATAGACTTAGGAGATTCTATCCACACATTTATGTACCGTTCGGTTTATTTTAAGGCTATCAACATAATTCGACATAAAAATGTAGAAAATAATTACTCTCAATCTTTAATTGATATATACCAAAAGAAAATAGATTACTTTCATCCGGATGAAAACGATACGATCCGAAAAATGGAAAGTAACGAAATCAATAAAGAAATTTTCTCGGTAATAGAGTCTTTACCTGAAAAATGTAAAGAGGTCTTTAAACTGAGTTATCTCAATGATATGAAAAATAAAGAAATTGCTGAATTACTGAATATTTCTTTACGAACTGTAGAAGCCCATATGTATAAAGCATTAAAATTTCTTCGTGCTAATTTATCCCACTTGATGCCTGTTATTTTATGG